A window of Candidatus Hydrogenedentota bacterium contains these coding sequences:
- a CDS encoding zinc-binding dehydrogenase, whose amino-acid sequence PLEVAAMIDPAAIALHALHRAGGVRAGETVAVFGTGPIGLMAAQWAEISGAGNVILFDEDPKKCALARELGFRYSFNSADRDIFEIIKDLTHGLGMDIAIDTEGTVTSMSGCINAVGIGGCAILLALPTAEIPATPATLTQVIHREISIIGSWNSVFRTSGNRDDWQAVLRSINAGHLLLEPLISHRVTLANACDTIHSMQNKSMTAMKVIIQPILG is encoded by the coding sequence CCCTTGGAAGTTGCCGCTATGATTGATCCTGCGGCAATCGCCTTGCACGCGCTCCATCGCGCCGGCGGCGTACGTGCCGGCGAAACGGTTGCTGTCTTCGGAACAGGTCCCATCGGGCTCATGGCCGCACAGTGGGCAGAGATTTCCGGAGCAGGCAACGTCATCCTTTTTGATGAAGATCCCAAGAAATGTGCATTGGCACGCGAACTGGGATTCCGATACAGCTTTAACAGCGCAGACCGAGATATTTTTGAGATCATAAAGGACTTGACCCATGGTTTGGGGATGGACATTGCCATTGATACAGAAGGGACGGTAACATCGATGTCAGGATGTATCAATGCCGTGGGTATAGGCGGCTGCGCCATATTATTGGCCCTTCCCACTGCGGAGATACCCGCTACCCCCGCCACGCTGACCCAGGTGATCCATCGCGAAATTTCTATTATAGGCAGCTGGAATTCCGTCTTCAGAACTTCAGGTAACCGCGATGATTGGCAGGCTGTCCTTCGCTCCATTAATGCGGGACACCTCCTCTTAGAACCGCTCATTAGCCATCGCGTTACCCTTGCCAATGCCTGCGATACAATCCACTCCATGCAAAACAAATCGATGACCGCCATGAAAGTAATCATCCAGCCTATACTCGGATAA